In one Ictalurus punctatus breed USDA103 chromosome 19, Coco_2.0, whole genome shotgun sequence genomic region, the following are encoded:
- the tbc1d30 gene encoding TBC1 domain family member 30 isoform X5, producing MMETREGVDTRLKFTLEPSLGKNGFQQWYDALKAVARLPTGIPKEWRKRVWLTLADQYLHSISIDWEKTMRFAFNERSNPDDDSLGIQIVKDLHRTGCSSYCGQEAEQDRVVLKRVLLAYARWNKTVGYCQGFNVLAALILEVTEGNEGDALKVMIYLIDKVLPESYFANNLRALSVDMAVFRDLLRLKLPELSQHLHHLQKVANRTGGGSYEPPLTNVFTMQWFLTMFATCLPHHTVLKIWDSVFFEGSEVLLRVALAIWAKLAERIEECQTADEFYSTMGCLTQEMLEDNLIDSNELMQTVYSMATFPFPQLAELREKYTYNITPFPAAVKAIGSQGLHGWESDDDGDMDDEDSIVTALGCLGPLGGLLAPEIQRYQKHLKEQRGEQSSPCSSMAELSPGAVGAGRAEHHATINSMMMERMSTDIRALTKQYYRIKRRQQQQANLLYIHTGLPVEAERVAPHQPNKGRSLDTDKCPATGIFASQIHSSPVVNHLLLGKKAIAAQHPYSDPTGPHPRAQSTPTQDHSLQSPWRAHVCAHRRNLARARAQLGFDDSLELEENISPDHKTKTEEGVEEMKEEEDQEKEMKDDRESQEKVDVPLQEPVQGIMEEGDSELQLQDAGCSEEIKEMEQQLSTLDLDSSAQAPSVFNDPETPSPLPELGNDPQPQPKPNAQPYVSAVACSTRHDSSSSESTACSLRQSSSVASTPEILPKPPQIFSPFPCVKVPRKSMAARNLGLYGPTSRTPNVHFPHMSKTMNRMGVGVAVSTRWR from the exons ATGATGGAGACAAGAGAAG GGGTGGATACCAGGTTGAAGTTTACTCTAGAGCCATCTCTTGGCAAGAATGGCTTTCAACAG TGGTATGATGCCCTCAAGGCAGTGGCTAGGCTCCCAACTGGAATTCCCAAAGAGTGGAGGAAGAGG GTATGGTTAACTTTAGCTGATCAGTACCTCCACAGCATCTCCATAGACTGGGAGAAGACCATGAGATTCGCGTTCAACGAACGTAGCAACCCAGATGATGACTCCCTGGGGATCCAGATAGTGAAA GACCTGCATAGAACAGGCTGCAGTTCCTACTGTGGCCAGGAGGCCGAGCAGGACCGTGTGGTTCTGAAGAGGGTGCTATTGGCTTATGCCCGCTGGAACAAGACTGTAGGTTACTGCCAAGGCTTCAACGTGCTGGCCGCGCTTATCCTTGAGGTCACAGAGGGCAACGAAGGCGATGCGTTGAAG GTGATGATTTATCTAATTGATAAGGTACTTCCTGAGAGCTACTTTGCAAACAACCTGCGTGCTCTGTCTGTGGACATGGCTGTATTCAGGGATCTGCTCAGGCTTAAGCTTCCAGAGCTCTCTCAGCACCTTCACCACTTACAGAAAGTAGCCAATCGGACAGGAGGAG GAAGCTATGAGCCTCCACTCACCAACGTGTTCACCATGCAGTGGTTTCTCACCATGTTTGCCACCTGCCTGCCTCACCACACCGTGCTGAAGATCTGGGACTCAGTTTTCTTTGAGGGATCAGAAGTGCTGCTGCGTGTTGCCTTAGCCATTTGGGCCAAACTGGCAGA gaGGATTGAAGAGTGTCAGACTGCAGATGAGTTCTACAGCACTATGGGCTGTCTGACTCAAGAGATGCTGGAGGACAATTTGATCGACTCCAATGAACTCATGCAG ACGGTATACTCCATGGCCACCTTCCCTTTTCCCCAGCTGGCTGAACTGAGGGAGAAATACACATATAATATCACTCCATTCCCTGCTGCAGTCAAGGCCATTGGCAG CCAGGGGCTCCATGGATGGGAgagtgatgatgatggagaCATGGATGATGAAGACTCTATAGTCACTGCTCTGGGATGCCTGGGACCGTTAGGAGGACTCCTGGCCCCTGAGATTCAGAGATACCAAAAGCACTTAAAAG AACAGCGAGGTGAGCAGAGCTCTCCCTGCAGCAGTATGGCCGAGCTGAGCCCCGGGGCGGTGGGGGCTGGCCGTGCAGAGCATCATGCCACTATCAACAGCATGATGATGGAGCGCATGAGCACAGACATCAGAGCACTCACCAAGCAGTACTATCGCATCAAGAGacggcagcagcagcaggccaACCTGCTCTACATTCACACAG GACTGCCAGTGGAAGCTGAACGTGTTGCTCCTCATCAGCCTAATAAAGGGAGGAGCCTTGACACCG ATAAATGTCCAGCCACCGGCATCTTTGCCTCCCAAATCCACTCTTCACCTGTTGTCAATCATCTTCTCCTGGGAAAGAAGGCCATAGCTGCTCAGCATCCTTACAGTGATCCTACAGGGCCACATCCCCGAGCCCAGTCCACCCCAACCCAGGATCACAGTCTTCAGTCCCCCTGGCGTGCCCATGTTTGTGCGCATCGCAGGAATCTGGCACGGGCCCGGGCCCAGCTGGGCTTTGATGACTCCTTGGAGCTAGAGGAAAACATCAGCCCTGATcacaaaacaaagacagaagAGGGCGTGGAGGAGATGAAGGAAGAGGAAGAtcaagagaaagagatgaaagaTGACCGTGAAAGCCAGGAGAAAGTTGATGTGCCATTGCAGGAGCCAGTGCAAGGGATTATGGAGGAGGGAGACTCAGAGCTTCAGCTTCAGGATGCTGGCTGTAGTGAGGAGATCAAGGAGATGGAACAGCAGCTATCCACTCTAGACCTGGATTCATCAGCACAAGCTCCGTCAGTGTTtaatgatccagaaacaccttCTCCGCTTCCAGAGCTGGGAAATGATCCACAGCCACAACCCAAACCAAATGCACAGCCGTATGTCTCAGCAGTGGCGTGCTCCACCCGCCACGACTCTTCCAGCTCGGAGAGCACAGCTTGCTCTCTCAGGCAGAGCTCCTCTGTAGCCTCTACTCCAGAGATTCTTCCCAAACCACCGCAGATCTTCTCCCCTTTCCCCTGCGTCAAAGTACCCCGCAAATCCATGGCTGCCCGCAACCTGGGCCTCTATGGCCCCACCTCCAGAACTCCCAACGTGCACTTCCCACATATGAGCAAAACCATGAACCGAATGGGTGTTGGCGTTGCTGTGTCCACCAGGTGGCGATGA
- the tbc1d30 gene encoding TBC1 domain family member 30 isoform X4, producing MKQDRLVASKRSRVCLKRQQQNSASGVGGVISNVLKKRNGISRSAPRLLCTLEPGVDTRLKFTLEPSLGKNGFQQWYDALKAVARLPTGIPKEWRKRVWLTLADQYLHSISIDWEKTMRFAFNERSNPDDDSLGIQIVKDLHRTGCSSYCGQEAEQDRVVLKRVLLAYARWNKTVGYCQGFNVLAALILEVTEGNEGDALKVMIYLIDKVLPESYFANNLRALSVDMAVFRDLLRLKLPELSQHLHHLQKVANRTGGGSYEPPLTNVFTMQWFLTMFATCLPHHTVLKIWDSVFFEGSEVLLRVALAIWAKLAERIEECQTADEFYSTMGCLTQEMLEDNLIDSNELMQTVYSMATFPFPQLAELREKYTYNITPFPAAVKAIGSQGLHGWESDDDGDMDDEDSIVTALGCLGPLGGLLAPEIQRYQKHLKEQRGEQSSPCSSMAELSPGAVGAGRAEHHATINSMMMERMSTDIRALTKQYYRIKRRQQQQANLLYIHTDKCPATGIFASQIHSSPVVNHLLLGKKAIAAQHPYSDPTGPHPRAQSTPTQDHSLQSPWRAHVCAHRRNLARARAQLGFDDSLELEENISPDHKTKTEEGVEEMKEEEDQEKEMKDDRESQEKVDVPLQEPVQGIMEEGDSELQLQDAGCSEEIKEMEQQLSTLDLDSSAQAPSVFNDPETPSPLPELGNDPQPQPKPNAQPYVSAVACSTRHDSSSSESTACSLRQSSSVASTPEILPKPPQIFSPFPCVKVPRKSMAARNLGLYGPTSRTPNVHFPHMSKTMNRMGVGVAVSTRWR from the exons ATGAAGCAAGACAGGCTGGTCGCCTCTAAAAGGTCCAGGGTTTGTTTAAAGCGGCAGCAGCAGAACTCGGCCAGCGGAGTCGGAGGCGTCATCAGCAATGTGCTCAAGAAACGCAACGGCATTTCCCGCAGCGCCCCGCGCCTCCTCTGCACGCTCGAGCCAG GGGTGGATACCAGGTTGAAGTTTACTCTAGAGCCATCTCTTGGCAAGAATGGCTTTCAACAG TGGTATGATGCCCTCAAGGCAGTGGCTAGGCTCCCAACTGGAATTCCCAAAGAGTGGAGGAAGAGG GTATGGTTAACTTTAGCTGATCAGTACCTCCACAGCATCTCCATAGACTGGGAGAAGACCATGAGATTCGCGTTCAACGAACGTAGCAACCCAGATGATGACTCCCTGGGGATCCAGATAGTGAAA GACCTGCATAGAACAGGCTGCAGTTCCTACTGTGGCCAGGAGGCCGAGCAGGACCGTGTGGTTCTGAAGAGGGTGCTATTGGCTTATGCCCGCTGGAACAAGACTGTAGGTTACTGCCAAGGCTTCAACGTGCTGGCCGCGCTTATCCTTGAGGTCACAGAGGGCAACGAAGGCGATGCGTTGAAG GTGATGATTTATCTAATTGATAAGGTACTTCCTGAGAGCTACTTTGCAAACAACCTGCGTGCTCTGTCTGTGGACATGGCTGTATTCAGGGATCTGCTCAGGCTTAAGCTTCCAGAGCTCTCTCAGCACCTTCACCACTTACAGAAAGTAGCCAATCGGACAGGAGGAG GAAGCTATGAGCCTCCACTCACCAACGTGTTCACCATGCAGTGGTTTCTCACCATGTTTGCCACCTGCCTGCCTCACCACACCGTGCTGAAGATCTGGGACTCAGTTTTCTTTGAGGGATCAGAAGTGCTGCTGCGTGTTGCCTTAGCCATTTGGGCCAAACTGGCAGA gaGGATTGAAGAGTGTCAGACTGCAGATGAGTTCTACAGCACTATGGGCTGTCTGACTCAAGAGATGCTGGAGGACAATTTGATCGACTCCAATGAACTCATGCAG ACGGTATACTCCATGGCCACCTTCCCTTTTCCCCAGCTGGCTGAACTGAGGGAGAAATACACATATAATATCACTCCATTCCCTGCTGCAGTCAAGGCCATTGGCAG CCAGGGGCTCCATGGATGGGAgagtgatgatgatggagaCATGGATGATGAAGACTCTATAGTCACTGCTCTGGGATGCCTGGGACCGTTAGGAGGACTCCTGGCCCCTGAGATTCAGAGATACCAAAAGCACTTAAAAG AACAGCGAGGTGAGCAGAGCTCTCCCTGCAGCAGTATGGCCGAGCTGAGCCCCGGGGCGGTGGGGGCTGGCCGTGCAGAGCATCATGCCACTATCAACAGCATGATGATGGAGCGCATGAGCACAGACATCAGAGCACTCACCAAGCAGTACTATCGCATCAAGAGacggcagcagcagcaggccaACCTGCTCTACATTCACACAG ATAAATGTCCAGCCACCGGCATCTTTGCCTCCCAAATCCACTCTTCACCTGTTGTCAATCATCTTCTCCTGGGAAAGAAGGCCATAGCTGCTCAGCATCCTTACAGTGATCCTACAGGGCCACATCCCCGAGCCCAGTCCACCCCAACCCAGGATCACAGTCTTCAGTCCCCCTGGCGTGCCCATGTTTGTGCGCATCGCAGGAATCTGGCACGGGCCCGGGCCCAGCTGGGCTTTGATGACTCCTTGGAGCTAGAGGAAAACATCAGCCCTGATcacaaaacaaagacagaagAGGGCGTGGAGGAGATGAAGGAAGAGGAAGAtcaagagaaagagatgaaagaTGACCGTGAAAGCCAGGAGAAAGTTGATGTGCCATTGCAGGAGCCAGTGCAAGGGATTATGGAGGAGGGAGACTCAGAGCTTCAGCTTCAGGATGCTGGCTGTAGTGAGGAGATCAAGGAGATGGAACAGCAGCTATCCACTCTAGACCTGGATTCATCAGCACAAGCTCCGTCAGTGTTtaatgatccagaaacaccttCTCCGCTTCCAGAGCTGGGAAATGATCCACAGCCACAACCCAAACCAAATGCACAGCCGTATGTCTCAGCAGTGGCGTGCTCCACCCGCCACGACTCTTCCAGCTCGGAGAGCACAGCTTGCTCTCTCAGGCAGAGCTCCTCTGTAGCCTCTACTCCAGAGATTCTTCCCAAACCACCGCAGATCTTCTCCCCTTTCCCCTGCGTCAAAGTACCCCGCAAATCCATGGCTGCCCGCAACCTGGGCCTCTATGGCCCCACCTCCAGAACTCCCAACGTGCACTTCCCACATATGAGCAAAACCATGAACCGAATGGGTGTTGGCGTTGCTGTGTCCACCAGGTGGCGATGA
- the tbc1d30 gene encoding TBC1 domain family member 30 isoform X3: MKQDRLVASKRSRVCLKRQQQNSASGVGGVISNVLKKRNGISRSAPRLLCTLEPGVDTRLKFTLEPSLGKNGFQQWYDALKAVARLPTGIPKEWRKRVWLTLADQYLHSISIDWEKTMRFAFNERSNPDDDSLGIQIVKDLHRTGCSSYCGQEAEQDRVVLKRVLLAYARWNKTVGYCQGFNVLAALILEVTEGNEGDALKVMIYLIDKVLPESYFANNLRALSVDMAVFRDLLRLKLPELSQHLHHLQKVANRTGGGSYEPPLTNVFTMQWFLTMFATCLPHHTVLKIWDSVFFEGSEVLLRVALAIWAKLAERIEECQTADEFYSTMGCLTQEMLEDNLIDSNELMQTVYSMATFPFPQLAELREKYTYNITPFPAAVKAIGSQGLHGWESDDDGDMDDEDSIVTALGCLGPLGGLLAPEIQRYQKHLKEQRGEQSSPCSSMAELSPGAVGAGRAEHHATINSMMMERMSTDIRALTKQYYRIKRRQQQQANLLYIHTGLPVEAERVAPHQPNKGRSLDTDKCPATGIFASQIHSSPVVNHLLLGKKAIAAQHPYSDPTGPHPRAQSTPTQDHSLQSPWRAHVCAHRRNLARARAQLGFDDSLELEENISPDHKTKTEEGVEEMKEEEDQEKEMKDDRESQEKVDVPLQEPVQGIMEEGDSELQLQDAGCSEEIKEMEQQLSTLDLDSSAQAPSVFNDPETPSPLPELGNDPQPQPKPNAQPYVSAVACSTRHDSSSSESTACSLRQSSSVASTPEILPKPPQIFSPFPCVKVPRKSMAARNLGLYGPTSRTPNVHFPHMSKTMNRMGVGVAVSTRWR; this comes from the exons ATGAAGCAAGACAGGCTGGTCGCCTCTAAAAGGTCCAGGGTTTGTTTAAAGCGGCAGCAGCAGAACTCGGCCAGCGGAGTCGGAGGCGTCATCAGCAATGTGCTCAAGAAACGCAACGGCATTTCCCGCAGCGCCCCGCGCCTCCTCTGCACGCTCGAGCCAG GGGTGGATACCAGGTTGAAGTTTACTCTAGAGCCATCTCTTGGCAAGAATGGCTTTCAACAG TGGTATGATGCCCTCAAGGCAGTGGCTAGGCTCCCAACTGGAATTCCCAAAGAGTGGAGGAAGAGG GTATGGTTAACTTTAGCTGATCAGTACCTCCACAGCATCTCCATAGACTGGGAGAAGACCATGAGATTCGCGTTCAACGAACGTAGCAACCCAGATGATGACTCCCTGGGGATCCAGATAGTGAAA GACCTGCATAGAACAGGCTGCAGTTCCTACTGTGGCCAGGAGGCCGAGCAGGACCGTGTGGTTCTGAAGAGGGTGCTATTGGCTTATGCCCGCTGGAACAAGACTGTAGGTTACTGCCAAGGCTTCAACGTGCTGGCCGCGCTTATCCTTGAGGTCACAGAGGGCAACGAAGGCGATGCGTTGAAG GTGATGATTTATCTAATTGATAAGGTACTTCCTGAGAGCTACTTTGCAAACAACCTGCGTGCTCTGTCTGTGGACATGGCTGTATTCAGGGATCTGCTCAGGCTTAAGCTTCCAGAGCTCTCTCAGCACCTTCACCACTTACAGAAAGTAGCCAATCGGACAGGAGGAG GAAGCTATGAGCCTCCACTCACCAACGTGTTCACCATGCAGTGGTTTCTCACCATGTTTGCCACCTGCCTGCCTCACCACACCGTGCTGAAGATCTGGGACTCAGTTTTCTTTGAGGGATCAGAAGTGCTGCTGCGTGTTGCCTTAGCCATTTGGGCCAAACTGGCAGA gaGGATTGAAGAGTGTCAGACTGCAGATGAGTTCTACAGCACTATGGGCTGTCTGACTCAAGAGATGCTGGAGGACAATTTGATCGACTCCAATGAACTCATGCAG ACGGTATACTCCATGGCCACCTTCCCTTTTCCCCAGCTGGCTGAACTGAGGGAGAAATACACATATAATATCACTCCATTCCCTGCTGCAGTCAAGGCCATTGGCAG CCAGGGGCTCCATGGATGGGAgagtgatgatgatggagaCATGGATGATGAAGACTCTATAGTCACTGCTCTGGGATGCCTGGGACCGTTAGGAGGACTCCTGGCCCCTGAGATTCAGAGATACCAAAAGCACTTAAAAG AACAGCGAGGTGAGCAGAGCTCTCCCTGCAGCAGTATGGCCGAGCTGAGCCCCGGGGCGGTGGGGGCTGGCCGTGCAGAGCATCATGCCACTATCAACAGCATGATGATGGAGCGCATGAGCACAGACATCAGAGCACTCACCAAGCAGTACTATCGCATCAAGAGacggcagcagcagcaggccaACCTGCTCTACATTCACACAG GACTGCCAGTGGAAGCTGAACGTGTTGCTCCTCATCAGCCTAATAAAGGGAGGAGCCTTGACACCG ATAAATGTCCAGCCACCGGCATCTTTGCCTCCCAAATCCACTCTTCACCTGTTGTCAATCATCTTCTCCTGGGAAAGAAGGCCATAGCTGCTCAGCATCCTTACAGTGATCCTACAGGGCCACATCCCCGAGCCCAGTCCACCCCAACCCAGGATCACAGTCTTCAGTCCCCCTGGCGTGCCCATGTTTGTGCGCATCGCAGGAATCTGGCACGGGCCCGGGCCCAGCTGGGCTTTGATGACTCCTTGGAGCTAGAGGAAAACATCAGCCCTGATcacaaaacaaagacagaagAGGGCGTGGAGGAGATGAAGGAAGAGGAAGAtcaagagaaagagatgaaagaTGACCGTGAAAGCCAGGAGAAAGTTGATGTGCCATTGCAGGAGCCAGTGCAAGGGATTATGGAGGAGGGAGACTCAGAGCTTCAGCTTCAGGATGCTGGCTGTAGTGAGGAGATCAAGGAGATGGAACAGCAGCTATCCACTCTAGACCTGGATTCATCAGCACAAGCTCCGTCAGTGTTtaatgatccagaaacaccttCTCCGCTTCCAGAGCTGGGAAATGATCCACAGCCACAACCCAAACCAAATGCACAGCCGTATGTCTCAGCAGTGGCGTGCTCCACCCGCCACGACTCTTCCAGCTCGGAGAGCACAGCTTGCTCTCTCAGGCAGAGCTCCTCTGTAGCCTCTACTCCAGAGATTCTTCCCAAACCACCGCAGATCTTCTCCCCTTTCCCCTGCGTCAAAGTACCCCGCAAATCCATGGCTGCCCGCAACCTGGGCCTCTATGGCCCCACCTCCAGAACTCCCAACGTGCACTTCCCACATATGAGCAAAACCATGAACCGAATGGGTGTTGGCGTTGCTGTGTCCACCAGGTGGCGATGA